Proteins encoded in a region of the Halosimplex halophilum genome:
- the cofD gene encoding 2-phospho-L-lactate transferase gives MVTFLSGGTGTPKLLSGADAVFEPADATVVGNTGDDVELGGHLVCPDVDTVLYLRGGRLDRDTWWGIADDSATTHGELVDIAEAAGLGTDPRYLDDERQTAGREIARWRRFSGVGEFMHIGDADRAVHVTRTSLIDEGHTLTEATRLLADAFGLTVDLLPMSDDPVATIVHTDSGSMHFQEFWVARGGEPAIESVEFRGSEAATATDAVVDALTDPVVIGPSNPITSLGPMLALDGIREALADTPVVAVSPFVEDTVFSGPADDLMAAEGYEASTAGVAEAYPFADAFVLDEADGTDLDRPVVRTDTRMDDERDAERVARAAREALEGVR, from the coding sequence ATGGTGACGTTTCTGTCCGGCGGGACGGGCACGCCGAAGCTCCTGTCGGGCGCCGACGCCGTCTTCGAGCCCGCCGACGCGACCGTCGTCGGCAACACCGGCGACGACGTGGAGCTGGGCGGCCACCTCGTCTGTCCCGACGTGGACACCGTGCTCTACCTGCGGGGCGGCCGCCTCGACCGGGACACCTGGTGGGGGATCGCCGACGACTCGGCGACCACCCACGGGGAGCTCGTCGACATCGCCGAGGCGGCCGGGCTGGGGACCGACCCCCGCTACCTCGACGACGAGCGACAGACCGCGGGCCGGGAGATCGCCCGCTGGCGGCGGTTCTCCGGCGTCGGCGAGTTCATGCACATCGGCGACGCCGACCGCGCCGTCCACGTGACGCGGACGAGCCTGATCGACGAGGGCCACACCCTCACCGAGGCGACCCGACTCCTCGCCGACGCGTTCGGGTTGACCGTCGACCTGCTTCCGATGAGCGACGACCCCGTGGCGACCATCGTCCACACCGACTCGGGGTCGATGCACTTCCAGGAGTTCTGGGTCGCCCGCGGTGGCGAGCCCGCAATCGAATCCGTCGAGTTCCGGGGCAGCGAGGCGGCGACCGCGACCGACGCCGTCGTCGACGCGCTGACCGACCCGGTGGTGATCGGCCCCTCCAACCCGATCACGAGCCTCGGGCCGATGCTCGCGCTGGACGGGATTCGCGAGGCGCTCGCGGACACGCCGGTCGTCGCCGTCTCGCCGTTCGTCGAGGACACCGTCTTCTCCGGGCCGGCCGACGACCTGATGGCGGCCGAGGGCTACGAGGCCAGCACCGCCGGGGTCGCCGAGGCGTACCCGTTCGCCGACGCGTTCGTCCTTGACGAGGCCGACGGCACCGACCTGGACCGACCGGTCGTCCGCACAGACACCCGGATGGACGACGAGCGCGACGCCGAGCGGGTCGCCCGCGCCGCTCGCGAGGCGCTGGAGGGAGTTCGATGA
- a CDS encoding tRNA-dihydrouridine synthase has translation MTGGTDPVSTAPFEPRVALASLSGRSDADWARAAGELAGAAFLGGIALDGPTREAAREMVDRDRDEFLPADPLAFVDEQLAALADAPLLAGFNVRASDPESVREAAAICAERGAVLEVNAHCRQSEMCAAGAGESLLREPDRLAEYVAAAAETGATVSVKVRTELAGVDLPAVAGRVGDAGADILHVDAMDSERVVADVVEATDAAVVANNGVRDRETVREYLAYGADAVSVGRPSDDPRVLRQVRAAVDEWFEGDSGDRNDRGGSGDPGDEPRRRARPTGGGSQP, from the coding sequence ATGACCGGCGGAACCGACCCGGTCTCGACCGCCCCCTTCGAGCCCCGCGTGGCGCTGGCGAGCCTGAGCGGCCGGTCGGACGCCGACTGGGCGCGCGCCGCCGGCGAACTCGCCGGTGCGGCCTTTCTCGGCGGGATCGCGCTCGACGGACCGACCCGGGAAGCGGCCCGCGAGATGGTCGACCGCGACCGCGATGAGTTCCTCCCCGCCGACCCCCTGGCGTTCGTCGACGAGCAACTGGCCGCGCTGGCCGACGCGCCGCTCCTGGCGGGGTTCAACGTCCGCGCGAGCGACCCTGAATCGGTCCGCGAAGCCGCCGCGATCTGCGCCGAGCGGGGCGCCGTCCTCGAAGTCAACGCCCACTGCCGCCAGTCGGAGATGTGCGCCGCGGGCGCCGGCGAGTCGCTGCTGCGCGAGCCCGACCGGCTGGCCGAGTACGTCGCGGCCGCCGCCGAGACCGGCGCGACCGTGAGCGTGAAGGTCCGGACGGAACTCGCCGGCGTCGACCTGCCGGCGGTCGCAGGCCGAGTCGGCGATGCGGGCGCCGACATCCTCCACGTCGACGCGATGGACTCAGAGCGCGTGGTCGCCGACGTGGTCGAGGCGACCGACGCCGCGGTCGTCGCGAACAACGGCGTCCGCGACCGCGAGACGGTCCGCGAGTACCTCGCGTACGGCGCCGACGCCGTCAGCGTCGGCCGCCCGAGCGACGACCCGCGCGTCCTCCGGCAGGTCCGTGCCGCCGTCGACGAGTGGTTCGAGGGCGACTCCGGCGACCGCAACGACCGCGGCGGCTCCGGCGACCCCGGCGACGAGCCCCGGCGTCGCGCTCGGCCGACGGGCGGAGGGTCACAGCCGTGA
- a CDS encoding triphosphoribosyl-dephospho-CoA synthase, whose translation MRNVAQNAELALLLEVAGTPKPGNVDRRREYDDLRFEHFLAGAVGAQEGLRMAADGEPLGGSFQRAIEGMSEQRGGNTQFGAILLQLPLVAAAGDDDRELSPEGATAVVESTTVADAAGFYRAFEAVDVAVDDPPEDMSALDVRRGADAVSALEERGLTLADIMERSADRDGVAREWVEGFERTFAAAESIGSGDPDRPVTDRAADAFLELLAAEVDTFVVTKHGRATAERATERAQAALDGEVDPEELAEEFVAEGINPGTTADTVAAALFVALERGLEI comes from the coding sequence GTGAGGAACGTCGCTCAGAACGCCGAACTCGCCCTGTTGCTCGAAGTCGCGGGAACCCCGAAGCCCGGCAACGTCGACCGCCGCCGGGAGTACGATGACCTCCGGTTCGAGCACTTCCTCGCCGGCGCTGTCGGGGCTCAGGAGGGGCTCCGGATGGCCGCCGACGGCGAGCCGCTCGGTGGGTCGTTCCAGCGAGCGATAGAGGGGATGAGCGAGCAGCGCGGCGGCAACACCCAGTTCGGCGCGATCCTGCTCCAGCTCCCGCTCGTCGCGGCTGCGGGCGACGACGACCGGGAACTGTCGCCCGAGGGTGCAACGGCGGTGGTCGAGTCCACGACCGTCGCCGACGCGGCGGGCTTCTACCGCGCCTTCGAGGCGGTCGACGTGGCCGTCGACGACCCGCCCGAGGACATGAGCGCGCTGGACGTGCGCCGCGGGGCCGACGCCGTGTCTGCGCTGGAGGAGCGCGGGCTCACGCTCGCCGACATCATGGAGCGGTCGGCCGACCGCGACGGCGTCGCCCGCGAGTGGGTCGAGGGCTTCGAGCGCACGTTCGCCGCCGCCGAGTCCATCGGATCGGGCGACCCCGACCGACCGGTCACCGACCGCGCCGCAGACGCGTTCCTCGAACTGCTGGCCGCCGAGGTCGACACCTTCGTCGTCACCAAACACGGCCGCGCGACCGCCGAGCGGGCGACCGAGCGCGCGCAGGCGGCGCTCGACGGGGAGGTCGACCCCGAGGAACTCGCCGAGGAGTTCGTCGCCGAGGGGATCAACCCGGGCACGACCGCCGACACGGTCGCCGCCGCGCTGTTCGTCGCGCTGGAGCGGGGGCTCGAAATATGA
- a CDS encoding DUF447 domain-containing protein — protein sequence MTGETGWPVELSGVVESVVATLGPNDRWNVAALGLHAGDPVTARTYGRTRTRRNFRERDGGVVQFTRDPVAFVDAALAVHEVDEPVLDSADAWVEVEAERVGSDREGDTEIVTWELRPTDSGVERRVVPTTNRGFYAVVEATVAASRLDVPGYDRGTLLDRLAYFETVVETAGGERERAAFDRIDELVDAEW from the coding sequence ATGACCGGGGAAACGGGCTGGCCCGTCGAACTCTCGGGCGTCGTCGAGTCGGTCGTCGCCACGCTCGGCCCGAACGACCGCTGGAACGTCGCCGCGCTCGGCCTCCACGCCGGCGACCCGGTCACTGCCCGCACCTACGGCCGCACGCGCACGCGGCGCAACTTCCGCGAGCGCGACGGCGGGGTCGTCCAGTTCACCCGCGACCCCGTCGCGTTCGTCGACGCCGCGCTCGCGGTCCACGAGGTCGACGAGCCTGTCCTCGACAGCGCCGACGCCTGGGTCGAGGTCGAGGCCGAGCGCGTCGGGAGCGACCGCGAAGGCGACACCGAGATAGTGACGTGGGAGCTCCGCCCGACCGACAGCGGCGTCGAGCGACGGGTGGTCCCGACGACGAACCGCGGCTTCTACGCGGTCGTCGAGGCCACTGTCGCGGCCTCGCGGCTGGACGTGCCGGGCTACGACCGCGGCACGTTGCTCGACCGGCTGGCGTACTTCGAGACCGTCGTCGAGACCGCCGGCGGCGAGCGCGAACGGGCCGCGTTCGACCGGATCGACGAGTTGGTCGACGCGGAGTGGTGA